The genomic interval acgacacgtgtaccttatgcgtgcgcactgctcgcacttacactaagcgaaatctacctgaagtcccgacatacctaccctgtatacgttctgtgcttcttatactttagttccgaatttttccttattaaattattaaaaattcgccagaaagatccaactcaattttaataattaccattttaataattgcatctgtgcacatcgaaaggttactcgtcatctgatgtgctatttttcattcgtgaagtcgagaattgcgtttaaagcagccatccaattaatctgtggttcaatctgtctggcgcttttcgatcgtttgcccCAAACCCATAATAAATAGACCTGACCGAATCTGcgcttttcacttggaatccttcacatccggaacctacatatatattaataaaattatattaaaaaataaaattatatctggcactcgaaaaaTCCATCTAACGAAAACTCgactgccaaatattccgtattcacgattttcgtgTGCGATctcaatgtgcgaaatagtccgtttacttCCATTCCATTTATTAtgacggtaaacggactactagtcatatgtgaacaagtcacaggacaaccagtcgctctagatcggtcacacgtgatcacacgtcacactaaaactggtcacgagaaaactggtcacaaccagaaattggtcacgaaaaaactggtcacacccaaaaattcgaccaatttttaatttttggttgtgaccagttttagtgtgacgggtgatcacgtgtgaccgatctagagcgaccggttgtcctgtgaccggttcacatttgactagtaattacCGAACCATTATGACAGTTTTAGTTATGGTCATAAAATATCAGAGTTGAGTCCAGCACCTAATGTCAAAAGATAACGAGCGGCAAAGTGCGAACAAGTTTTGACTTGAAATGGAATCTGATCACGAGAGCGGGGACGAGAAAGGAGACGAGTCCAGATGGTCTGGAGTACCCGGAAGACTATTAGCAATCGACGTTTCATCAGACATGTGGACTCTTGGAAGTTCTGACAACGCTCCCGTCACTGTTGCCTTTGTAACTTGTCTCCAACTAAGCCGTCGTCTCATGCTCGAAGCTCCCACCAACCTCTTCGGAATCATACTATTCGGTACGCAGAAGAACGACGACAAAGGCCTGGAGAACGTCATACAATTATTAGAGCTGAAACAACCCACAGTCGACGACATACAAACACTGAAAGGCATAACCTCAAACATAGAACAAGTGAGAGAAAAATGGGGCTCAGCAGTATCCTTCAACCTCGCCGACGCCTTGTGGCAAATTTCACGCATGTCTCGAGATTGCAAAAAGAAAATGAGCAACCTAAACGTGACCATCTTGAGTTGTTTCACAGAACCCGACAAATCCAATCACAGACCCATCTTAACCAGAGCCTCTGATCTCACTGCTCTCAATGTCgatgttaattttataaacatctCTGAAAATCCATTCTCCGACGATAGTTTCTTTCTAGAATTGGGGGCCGTCATTGCAAATCAACCGATAGCTGACTACGAACCACCCGAACCTGTTATGTCTCCGGAAGACATTTTATCATTGATATATCAAAGAACGCATAAGAAATCTGCCTCGGCTCGACTGAAAATGTATTTAGGTAGCGATATACAATTTGGCGTTGGATTGTATCACTTGTGCAAAACTAAACCGATGCCTAAAAAAGTCAATTTGCACCGTGAGACAAATGCAGCTGTTGAATCTACCAATACAATTTTGAGAGCTCATGAATCGCAGACGAGACCAGTTCTGCGGTCCGAATTATGCATGTATCAACAATATGGAAGTAGAGATATACAAGTTTCTTATAGCGAATTAACGCAATTGAGAAAATTTGCTGGAAGTCCTTGTATAAAGCTTTTGGGTTTCAAGCCCGCTTCTACCCTTAATATGtcaaagtattatttaaaaccGTGTGCATTTTTATATCCAGATGAATATTCTGCAACAGGATCTACTAaattgtttgtatgtttaaGAAACCGATGTATGGAAAAAGAACGAATTGCAATATGTCTCATGTTGCCTCGTTGGTATTCAAATCCTCGGCTGGTAGCTTTAGTACCCCAAACGCAGATGATAGAAAACGGATGTCAAATTCAATCAGACGGCTTTCACGTCATCTACCTGCCTTACGTAGATAATTTCAAAGAAGTTCCCGTAAACGAGCACTCTGAAGTTTCAGACGAACAATTAGAATGCATGCGAAAAATAGTCGGAAAACTGAAATTTGACTTCACGCctgaaaagtttgaaaatcCCAAGCTTCAAACGTTGAACAATGCCATCGAAGCGCTAGCATTGAACGAAGCGGAGCCGCAGCCGATCGAGGACACAACCTTACCGGATACCGACACTCAGAATGAAAGGATCAGCGGTTTTGTGGACAATTTCCACACACTCTTTGGCCCCTTCAACGTGTCGGGTACTAAAAGAGCGGCGGCAGCAAACGGAAGTGAAGACCCCAAAAGGGTGAAGACGGAAGTAGAATGTCCAGATATGCAACTGCTCGCTACTCGGATAAAAAATGGGGATCTGAGTAAATATACCGTGGCGGATTTGAAACAAATACTCAAATGGTGTAACCCTCCGGATTTGCCGGCTTTAACCGGattgaagaaaaatcaattagtcGAACTTGCAGTggaacattgtaaaaatatcacCTGAATTGTGTtattgtttatgtatattttgtaccTTTTCTGCTACAGCTCTTCTTTgttgtttatgtatatacataaataaccgATATATGTATGGTCAGCATGAAACGAAAATCCATTGATTGCAAGAACCATTATATTTTGAGTAAATTATGCAGTGAGGTTTCATAATTAAAAAGATACATGTATTCATAACTCGATTTTACAAAATTAGTTGATGGATTTTCGCTTTATGCTTAAGATGTAGTCTATgtgtaagatattttttttaatatttataccgGGGCTGTGGTGTCGTTAAAAATGGGGCGACTCTGTCTCCAAattgacatttattttttatttttggtactTGTTCACTAGTTAGGCTCACGCTTCAACATcgcgttttaattatttatatgtcaACAGATGTCTCAATCAATATTCCTGACGTTTATATATGCATCATATGGCGGAAATGAAGATACGTGTTGAGGAATAATCTCGAAGAGGTTGCGTTCAGATATGGGTCCATAAATTCCCGGTAAATTTCTCGTCTCCGCTTATTTCCCCAATTGATAAAACACCACATTTGTTCTATATGTTGGATTTTTTCGAGATTCATGGATGACATGGAAACATATAAACGTGTGTTGAAACGTTATGTCGTAGCGAAGTGtaataattggtttttgaggGCGAAGCGTGAGCCTAACTAGTGAACAAGTACcttatttttacttcatctacaaatgtacatatgtacttggcaATGATATCTTGAatgaagattttgactgatttgaaaccagaatcgattactgtttattatacttaataaattattattaataatgtacGTAAATTTTTCACgtgtaaaaaaacgctagcacaccTGATCTATGCTATAGCATCCAGGACAAAAATCCTGTatgtgattcccatatttgaatatatgtaggagaaacttgtcgaaaaaaaACCCCTGCATGCTTTTTCACCACAGGAGGCCAATAACGTGcccatgccgtacgattcaatGTGTTTGCGCGTTGACTCATTAATACCTAGTGTATATTTGAAATCTTTTGcgccaattttattattttaaaaatgtgcaaaaaaaGACAGTCGGATTGTGGAAAAATGTCGGAGTCGggtttttttaacgactccacagccgtgctttatacaaatacatagaattaggaatttgtaaatttaatatcgtttatttatattgatatccTTCACACTAaatgaatgttttaaaaatttacaaattacaataaaatgtacaataaaaattatattattaaaaataataaaagtataacATATTTCAGTTTCCTATCACAAGTACTCCATATCCATAATACTACTGtaatattatcaatattaacacgatggcggccgctgacttatatttgtatcatgttgggtgcacaacgcttagtggccgctggtacatatatgatttacgactgcgcgaactgtaTCAGTccactgatatatttttgtatcacgtttgcgtcaatcgtttgtggccgatgatacaattttgtatcacattttcgtttatgacgaaaacgtgatagaaatatatatcagcagactgaaaaatatatttgcgcagtcgtgaatcatatatgtatcagcggccagtaagcgttgtgcacccaacatgatacaaatatgagtcagcagcCACCATAGTGTTAAGATGCATTTGTAGAtcaggtatttttctaatacatagatatctacatacataaatcagaaAATTATACTgcttcatacattttattttttattaaaaaattaaaaaaaaaactggttcAATTTTACTctcgcacatttttttaaatacattcctATCGAATTAAATATATAGAGATCCATCGGCCGGGCCTAGATGA from Arctopsyche grandis isolate Sample6627 chromosome 9, ASM5162203v2, whole genome shotgun sequence carries:
- the Irbp gene encoding inverted repeat-binding protein, with product MESDHESGDEKGDESRWSGVPGRLLAIDVSSDMWTLGSSDNAPVTVAFVTCLQLSRRLMLEAPTNLFGIILFGTQKNDDKGLENVIQLLELKQPTVDDIQTLKGITSNIEQVREKWGSAVSFNLADALWQISRMSRDCKKKMSNLNVTILSCFTEPDKSNHRPILTRASDLTALNVDVNFINISENPFSDDSFFLELGAVIANQPIADYEPPEPVMSPEDILSLIYQRTHKKSASARLKMYLGSDIQFGVGLYHLCKTKPMPKKVNLHRETNAAVESTNTILRAHESQTRPVLRSELCMYQQYGSRDIQVSYSELTQLRKFAGSPCIKLLGFKPASTLNMSKYYLKPCAFLYPDEYSATGSTKLFVCLRNRCMEKERIAICLMLPRWYSNPRLVALVPQTQMIENGCQIQSDGFHVIYLPYVDNFKEVPVNEHSEVSDEQLECMRKIVGKLKFDFTPEKFENPKLQTLNNAIEALALNEAEPQPIEDTTLPDTDTQNERISGFVDNFHTLFGPFNVSGTKRAAAANGSEDPKRVKTEVECPDMQLLATRIKNGDLSKYTVADLKQILKWCNPPDLPALTGLKKNQLVELAVEHCKNIT